In Osmerus mordax isolate fOsmMor3 chromosome 24, fOsmMor3.pri, whole genome shotgun sequence, the following are encoded in one genomic region:
- the LOC136932624 gene encoding gamma-glutamyl hydrolase, translating into MQGFAMFSAVFLLCCQLCVSWSNARPSARNLGPMNNRPIIGILTQDVVDDEMKPFGKTYIPSSYVKYLESAGSRVMPIRLTHTPEEYEDIFKRINGLLLIGGASALETSDFSRVAQIFYRLALTANDAGDVFPIWGTCLGLQLLTYLVTGENLLTKTPAENMALPLNLTAEAHSSQMFRSFPREVMTALTHEPLTGNFHNYGVTEKTFVDNKELQSFFSILSTNVASNGAVFVSTMEGKKYPFYGVQWHPEVNRFMWNTKMNFPHSPNAVRVSSLLAEFFVNEGRRSWHSFSSPEEEAASLIYNYTPTYSANFTSYQQIYFF; encoded by the exons aTGCAGGGATTTGCAATGTTTAGCGCAGTTTTTCTCCTTTGCTGTCAACTGTGTGTCAGTTGGAGCAACGCAAGGCCGTCTGCACGGAATCTAGGCCCAATGAACAACAGACCGATTATTG GTATTCTGACGCAGGACGTCGTGGACGATGAAATGAAACCGTTCGGGAAGACATACATACCCTCTTCATATGTGAAATATTTAGAATCCGCGGGGAGCCGGGTTATGCCCATCAG GTTGACCCACACCCCTGAAGAGTACGAGGACATCTTCAAGCGCATCAATGG CCTGTTGCTGATCGGAGGAGCTTCGGCTCTGGAGACGTCTGACTTCTCCAGGGTGGCTCAGATCTTCTACAGGCTGGCCCTGACG gCCAACGATGCTGGGGATGTGTTCCCCATCTGGGGCACCTGTCTGGGGTTACAGCTGCTGACCTACCTGGTGACAGGAGAGAACCTTCTGACCAAAACCCCGGCTGAAAACATGGCCCTCCCTCTCAACCTCACAGCAG AGGCCCATTCCAGTCAGATGTTCCGGAGTTTTCCCCGCGAGGTAATGACGGCTCTAACCCACGAGCCTCTGACTGGGAACTTCCACAACTATGGAGTGACAGAAAAG acTTTCGTGGATAATAAGGAGTTGCAGAGTTTCTTCTCCATCCTGTCCACTAATGTTGCGTCGAATGGAGCTGTCTTTGTCTCTACAATGGAAG GGAAGAAATATCCATTTTATGGAGTCCAGTGGCACCCAGAGGTGAACCGTTTCATGTGGAATACTAAGATGAACTTCCCTCACTCCCCTAATGCTGTGAGAGTGTCCTCTCTACTGGCTGAATTCTTTGTCAATGAAG GCAGGAGAAGTTGGCATTCCTTCAGCTCACCTGAAGAGGAGGCTGCATCGCTGATCTATAACTACACACCGACCTACTCTGCAAACTTCACATCCTATCAGCAGATCTACTTTTTCTGA